From one Marinobacter sp. LV10MA510-1 genomic stretch:
- the gltA gene encoding citrate synthase, with product MTDRKATLTVGNKSLELPVYSGTVGPDVIDVRSLVQQGIFTYDPGFVSTAACESAITFIDGDKGVLLHRGYPIEQLAEHSDYLELCWLLLHGELPTAEENKAFHETIKNHTMLHDQMRNFFNGFRRDAHPMAIMCGVVGALSAFYHDQMDVTDEHQREITGHRLIAKMPTIAAWCYKYSMGQPFIYPRNDLTYAENFLQMMFATPCEEYKPNPILANAMDKIFILHADHEQNASTSTVRLAGSTGANPYACMASGIAALWGPAHGGANEAVLAMLAEIGDEANIETFIDKAKDKNDPFRLMGFGHRVYKNFDPRAKVMAETAHEVLTELGLENDPLLRIAKRLEKIALEDEYFVERKLYPNVDFYSGLILKAIGIPTSMFTVVFAMSRTIGWFSHWNEMVSNEYRIGRPRQLYTGSPKRDYPKD from the coding sequence ATGACCGACAGGAAAGCCACGCTGACAGTGGGCAACAAGTCCCTCGAGCTACCGGTTTACTCAGGCACCGTCGGCCCAGACGTTATCGATGTACGGAGCCTGGTCCAGCAAGGCATATTCACTTACGATCCCGGCTTTGTATCTACAGCGGCTTGCGAGTCAGCCATCACCTTCATTGATGGCGACAAGGGCGTGCTTTTGCACCGCGGCTATCCAATCGAGCAGCTCGCAGAACATTCTGATTACCTTGAACTTTGTTGGTTGCTGCTGCACGGAGAACTTCCCACTGCAGAAGAAAACAAAGCATTTCACGAAACCATCAAAAACCACACCATGCTGCATGATCAAATGCGCAATTTCTTTAACGGTTTCCGCCGTGACGCGCACCCAATGGCCATTATGTGCGGCGTAGTGGGCGCTTTATCGGCGTTCTATCACGACCAGATGGACGTAACCGATGAGCACCAGCGCGAAATTACCGGCCACCGCCTGATCGCGAAAATGCCCACCATTGCAGCTTGGTGTTACAAGTACAGCATGGGCCAACCCTTTATTTACCCGCGTAACGACTTGACCTACGCCGAAAACTTTCTGCAGATGATGTTTGCCACCCCGTGTGAGGAATACAAGCCAAACCCGATTCTGGCCAACGCCATGGACAAGATTTTCATTCTGCACGCTGACCACGAGCAGAACGCATCCACCTCTACCGTGCGCCTGGCAGGCTCTACCGGTGCCAACCCCTACGCATGCATGGCTTCGGGCATTGCGGCACTGTGGGGGCCCGCTCACGGCGGTGCAAACGAAGCGGTTCTGGCCATGCTGGCCGAAATTGGCGATGAAGCCAATATCGAAACCTTCATCGACAAAGCCAAAGACAAAAACGACCCTTTCCGCCTGATGGGCTTTGGTCACCGGGTGTACAAAAACTTTGACCCGCGGGCCAAGGTAATGGCTGAAACAGCTCACGAAGTGTTGACAGAACTGGGTCTGGAAAACGATCCGCTGCTGCGCATCGCCAAGCGCCTGGAAAAAATCGCCCTCGAAGACGAGTACTTTGTTGAGCGCAAGCTTTACCCGAACGTAGACTTCTACTCTGGCCTGATTCTGAAAGCAATCGGCATTCCAACGTCCATGTTCACCGTTGTTTTTGCCATGTCGCGCACCATCGGCTGGTTTTCTCATTGGAACGAAATGGTCAGCAACGAATACCGCATTGGTCGTCCGCGCCAGCTTTACACGGGCTCGCCCAAACGCGATTACCCGAAAGATTGA
- the sdhC gene encoding succinate dehydrogenase, cytochrome b556 subunit, whose product MNSKRPVNLDLGKFHFPLPAITSILHRVSGIIIFVGVAFMLYGLDLSLSGEEAYGHVSELLNSFLAKLIVWGILSALIYHLVAGIRHLLLDMGIGEELESGLVAAKVTLAVAVILIVLAGVWIWAM is encoded by the coding sequence GTGAATAGTAAACGACCAGTAAATCTCGATCTCGGCAAGTTTCATTTTCCATTGCCAGCCATTACCTCCATATTGCACCGCGTCAGCGGCATCATCATTTTTGTCGGTGTAGCGTTCATGCTTTATGGTCTGGATCTTTCTCTATCTGGGGAAGAGGCTTACGGCCATGTGAGTGAATTGCTGAACAGCTTCCTCGCCAAGCTGATTGTCTGGGGCATTTTGTCGGCCCTGATATATCACCTGGTGGCAGGCATCAGGCACCTGCTTTTGGACATGGGTATTGGTGAAGAGTTGGAAAGCGGCCTGGTGGCTGCCAAAGTGACTCTGGCCGTTGCCGTAATTCTGATTGTACTTGCAGGAGTTTGGATATGGGCAATGTAA
- the sdhD gene encoding succinate dehydrogenase, hydrophobic membrane anchor protein — translation MGNVSSVTNLGRSGVADWLMQRVSAYVLALYTVVLFVFIIANPGMSYDTWAGLFGQTWMRIFTLMALLSIGAHAWVGLWTVTTDYMKSALPRFLVQAACGLTMFVYVVWGIQILWGF, via the coding sequence ATGGGCAATGTAAGTAGTGTAACCAATCTGGGCCGTAGTGGTGTTGCAGACTGGCTAATGCAACGTGTTTCGGCCTATGTTCTGGCACTGTACACAGTGGTTCTTTTCGTCTTCATTATTGCCAATCCTGGCATGAGCTACGACACCTGGGCAGGCCTGTTCGGCCAAACCTGGATGCGTATTTTCACGCTGATGGCTCTGCTTTCGATTGGCGCACACGCTTGGGTTGGTTTGTGGACAGTAACGACTGACTATATGAAATCAGCCTTACCACGCTTTCTGGTGCAGGCCGCGTGCGGTCTGACCATGTTCGTGTATGTGGTTTGGGGTATTCAGATCCTGTGGGGGTTTTAA
- the sdhA gene encoding succinate dehydrogenase flavoprotein subunit: MSNIKTMTFDAIVIGGGGAGMRAALQLTETGVKAACITKVFPTRSHTVSAQGGITCAIASADPNDDWRWHMYDTVKGSDYIADQDAVEYMCSVGPQAVFELEHMGLPFSRTEQGRIYQRPFGGQSKGPNDSTQAARTCAAADRTGHALLHTLYQANLKGGTTFLNEWYAVDLVKNAKNEVVGVVAIEIETGEVAYIKAKATVLATGGAGRIYASTTNALINTGDGIGMALRAGFPMQDMEMWQFHPTGIYGAGTLVTEGCRGEGGYLINSEGERFMERYAPNSKDLAGRDVVARSMVIEILEGRGCGPEKDHVLLKLDHLGEETLNLRLPGICELSKTFAHVDPVKEPVPVIPTCHYMMGGIPTNVGGQALTQDDDGKDQPIRGLFACGEAACVSVHGANRLGGNSLLDLVVFGRAAGLHIEEQLRNGFDVDGASDADIKRAMARLDRLANATEGEHVAAVRKDLQTCMQLYFGVFRDGESMDKGLQLLNEIGERVRNTRLTDTSNVFNTARIEALELDNLFEVAYATAVSAVERKESRGAHARNDFTERDDENWLKHSLYFPLDKRVGKRDVNFSPKTVDTFQPTIRSY, translated from the coding sequence ATGTCTAACATCAAGACCATGACCTTTGACGCCATCGTGATTGGCGGCGGCGGTGCCGGTATGCGCGCAGCGCTGCAGTTGACTGAAACCGGCGTTAAAGCCGCGTGTATTACTAAAGTGTTTCCAACCCGTTCGCACACTGTGTCTGCCCAAGGTGGCATTACCTGTGCGATCGCCAGCGCAGATCCCAACGACGACTGGCGCTGGCACATGTATGACACCGTTAAGGGGTCAGATTACATTGCTGACCAGGACGCAGTTGAATATATGTGTTCGGTAGGACCGCAAGCTGTATTCGAGCTTGAACACATGGGTCTGCCATTCTCGCGCACCGAGCAGGGTCGTATTTATCAGCGCCCGTTTGGTGGTCAGTCCAAAGGGCCGAATGATTCTACCCAGGCAGCTCGCACCTGTGCGGCGGCCGACCGTACCGGTCATGCGCTCCTGCACACGCTGTATCAAGCCAACCTGAAGGGTGGTACTACCTTCCTGAATGAATGGTATGCGGTAGATCTGGTCAAAAACGCGAAAAATGAAGTTGTTGGTGTTGTTGCCATCGAAATCGAAACGGGCGAAGTGGCATACATCAAAGCCAAAGCAACGGTTCTTGCGACCGGCGGCGCTGGCCGTATTTATGCCTCTACCACCAATGCCCTGATTAACACCGGCGACGGTATCGGCATGGCCCTGCGTGCCGGCTTCCCGATGCAGGACATGGAAATGTGGCAGTTCCACCCCACCGGCATTTACGGTGCGGGCACGCTTGTGACCGAAGGCTGTCGGGGTGAGGGCGGTTACTTGATCAACTCCGAAGGCGAACGATTCATGGAGCGCTACGCGCCCAATTCCAAAGATCTTGCAGGCCGTGACGTTGTTGCACGCTCTATGGTTATCGAGATTCTTGAAGGCCGCGGCTGTGGTCCTGAAAAAGATCACGTTCTGCTGAAGCTCGACCACCTGGGTGAAGAGACCCTGAATCTGCGTTTGCCGGGTATTTGTGAACTGTCGAAGACCTTTGCCCACGTAGATCCGGTGAAAGAGCCTGTTCCTGTTATTCCAACCTGTCACTACATGATGGGCGGTATTCCGACGAACGTCGGTGGTCAGGCGCTGACTCAAGACGATGACGGCAAAGATCAGCCAATTCGTGGTTTGTTTGCCTGTGGTGAAGCGGCTTGTGTTTCAGTTCACGGTGCCAACCGTCTTGGCGGCAACTCGCTTCTGGACCTGGTGGTGTTTGGTCGTGCAGCTGGCTTGCACATTGAAGAGCAGTTGCGCAACGGTTTTGACGTAGACGGCGCCAGTGACGCCGATATCAAGCGCGCCATGGCGCGGCTTGATCGTTTGGCTAACGCGACCGAAGGTGAGCACGTGGCGGCGGTTCGTAAAGATCTGCAAACCTGCATGCAGCTGTATTTCGGTGTGTTCCGTGACGGTGAAAGCATGGATAAAGGTCTGCAGCTGCTGAATGAAATCGGTGAGCGTGTTCGCAACACCCGCCTGACCGACACCAGCAACGTGTTCAATACCGCGCGTATTGAGGCGTTGGAGCTGGATAACCTGTTTGAAGTTGCTTACGCCACTGCCGTATCAGCGGTAGAGCGAAAGGAAAGTCGCGGTGCTCATGCCCGCAACGACTTTACTGAGCGTGACGACGAGAACTGGCTGAAGCACTCGCTTTATTTCCCGCTGGACAAGCGGGTTGGCAAGCGCGATGTTAACTTCTCGCCGAAGACTGTCGACACATTCCAGCCGACGATTCGGTCGTATTAA
- a CDS encoding succinate dehydrogenase iron-sulfur subunit: protein MLVSLYRYNPEADNAPFMQDVEVELPKGKDLMVLDVLNLLKEKDVTLSYRRSCREGVCGSDGMNMNGKNGLACITPVSQVIKKDKLVLRPLPGLPVIRDLVVDMSLFYKQYEKVMPYLVNDQPAPAIERLQTPEDREKLDGLYECILCACCSSACPSFWWNPDKFIGPAGLLQAYRFLADSRDTAQAERLADLDDPFSVFRCRGIMNCVSVCPKGLNPTRAIGHIRNLLLQRAT from the coding sequence ATGTTGGTAAGCCTTTATCGTTACAACCCGGAAGCAGACAACGCCCCGTTCATGCAGGATGTCGAGGTTGAACTTCCGAAAGGTAAAGACCTGATGGTGCTGGACGTGCTCAATCTGCTGAAAGAAAAAGACGTCACCCTGTCGTACCGGCGGTCATGCCGTGAAGGCGTGTGCGGCTCTGACGGCATGAACATGAACGGCAAAAATGGCCTGGCGTGCATCACGCCGGTGTCTCAGGTGATCAAAAAAGACAAGCTGGTATTGCGTCCGTTGCCTGGCTTGCCGGTCATCCGTGATCTGGTTGTGGATATGAGCCTGTTTTACAAGCAGTATGAAAAGGTCATGCCGTACTTGGTCAACGATCAGCCGGCGCCCGCTATAGAGCGTTTGCAGACGCCGGAAGACCGTGAAAAGCTCGACGGTCTTTATGAGTGTATACTATGCGCATGCTGTTCCTCGGCTTGCCCGTCGTTCTGGTGGAACCCGGATAAGTTTATTGGCCCCGCAGGCCTGTTGCAGGCTTACCGCTTCCTGGCGGACAGCCGTGATACCGCCCAGGCCGAGCGTTTGGCTGATTTGGACGATCCGTTCAGCGTGTTCCGTTGCCGCGGCATCATGAACTGTGTCAGCGTGTGCCCGAAAGGCCTTAACCCGACCAGGGCTATTGGCCATATTCGGAACCTGTTGCTGCAGCGTGCAACTTGA